A segment of the Catenuloplanes nepalensis genome:
CCGAAGGACCACGGCGGCGGCCTGCACACGGTCAGCCAGGTCGAGGCCGTCGAGCTGTACGGCAAGCGGTTCCTCACCGACTACCCGCGCTACACGGCCGCGAGCGCGGTGGCGGAGACCGCGGAGCGGCTGACCCCGATCGAGCGCGAGCCGTCGCTGCGGATGTTCCAGCTCACGCTGGGCGCGCTCCGGGCGCTGGCCGCCGGCGAGCACCTGGCCACGCTGGTCCTGGACGCGTACCTGTTGCGTGGCATGGGCCTCGCGGGCTGGGCCCCGGCGATCACCGAGTGCGCGGTCTGCGGCGAGCCGGGCACGCACCGCGCGTTCTCCGTGCCGGCCGGTGGCAGCGTCTGCCCGGACTGCCGGCCGCCCGGTGCCGCGCACCCCGCCCCGGCCACGCTGGAGCTGATGAGCGCGCTGACGAAAGGTGACTGGAAGACCGCGGACAGCGCCGATCCGTCCCATCAGCGGGAGTGCAGCGGCCTGACGGCGGCGCACCTGCAGTGGCATCTGGAGCGCGGGTTACGCTCCCTGCCGCTGGTCGACCGTAGTTAGTTAGGTAGGAAATCGACATATGCGTGCCTTCTCCCGCGCCGGCGCGGCGCCCGCCCGTCAGCCCACGCCGCACCCGTCCGGTGCCCGTCCGCCGGCGCTGCCCGCGGAGTCGCTGCCGAAGCACGTGGCGATCGTGATGGACGGCAACGGCCGGTGGGCCAAGGAGCGAGGCCTGGCGCGGACCAAGGGGCACGAGGCGGGGGAGCACTCGCTCTTCGACACCATCGAGGGCGCGATCGAGCTCGGCATCCCGTACCTGTCGGCGTACGCGTTCTCCACGGAGAACTGGCGGCGCTCGCCGGACGAGGTGCGCTTCCTGATGGGCTTCAACCGGGACGTCATCCATCGCCGCCGGGACGAGCTGCGCGAGCTGGGCGTCCGGATCGTCTGGTCCGGCCGGGCCGGCCGGCTGTGGAAGAGCGTGATCGGCGAGCTGACCACGGCCGAGGAGATGTCGAAGAAGAACACGCGGCTGACGCTGCAGTTCTGCGTGAATTACGGCGGCCAGGCCGAGATCGCGGACGCGGCGCAGGCGATCGCGCGGGACGTGGCGGCCGGCAAGGTCAACCCGGAGAAGGTCAACGAGAAGCTGATCGCGAAGTA
Coding sequences within it:
- the recO gene encoding DNA repair protein RecO — encoded protein: MARIPRQLYRDDGLVLRVQKLGESDRIITLLTRHHGRLRAVARGVRRTNSRFGARLEPFGHVDLQLAGDPKDHGGGLHTVSQVEAVELYGKRFLTDYPRYTAASAVAETAERLTPIEREPSLRMFQLTLGALRALAAGEHLATLVLDAYLLRGMGLAGWAPAITECAVCGEPGTHRAFSVPAGGSVCPDCRPPGAAHPAPATLELMSALTKGDWKTADSADPSHQRECSGLTAAHLQWHLERGLRSLPLVDRS
- a CDS encoding isoprenyl transferase, with protein sequence MRAFSRAGAAPARQPTPHPSGARPPALPAESLPKHVAIVMDGNGRWAKERGLARTKGHEAGEHSLFDTIEGAIELGIPYLSAYAFSTENWRRSPDEVRFLMGFNRDVIHRRRDELRELGVRIVWSGRAGRLWKSVIGELTTAEEMSKKNTRLTLQFCVNYGGQAEIADAAQAIARDVAAGKVNPEKVNEKLIAKYLYHPEVPDVDMFLRPSGEQRISNFLLWQSAYAELVYLDTLWPDFDRRHLWYACELYAQRDRRFGGALPNPVPPPKPEND